A window of the Henckelia pumila isolate YLH828 chromosome 3, ASM3356847v2, whole genome shotgun sequence genome harbors these coding sequences:
- the LOC140886530 gene encoding uncharacterized protein, which translates to MTATPMETLLKCFKSFKPPTLKGTENYVEFESWLEDIEELFESLDYADVLRVKLVIHQLHEVAKGWWIATRRALEHRVSYRKEKGAEFSSVQQGQFNIEQYGAKFTSLLKFDPHVVDIDEAQADQFINGLNPDIFTLVNSGRPNNFADALNRA; encoded by the exons ATGactgctactccgatggaaactCTGTTGAAATGTTTTAAGTCGTTTAAACCGCCAACACTGAAAGGAACTGAAAATTATGTGGAATTTGAGAGTTGGCTCGAGGATATTGAAGAGTTATTTGAATCCCTTGACTATGCCGACGTTCTTCGAGTCAAACTTGTGATACACCAACTACATGAAGTTGCAAAAGGTTGGTGGATAGCAACACGAAGAGCACTGGAGCATCGAG TGTCTTATAGAAAGGAAAAAGGAGCAGAATTTTCTAGCGTGCAGCAAGGTCAATTTAACATTGAACAGTATGGTGCCAAATTTACGAGTCTGCTGAAATTTGATCCCCATGTAGTAGACattgatgaagctcaagctgaccagttcattaatgggtTGAATCCAGATATTTTTACTCTAGTGAATTCGGGACGACCAAACAACTTTGCCGATGCTCTTAATCGTGCATAG